Proteins encoded together in one Labeo rohita strain BAU-BD-2019 chromosome 21, IGBB_LRoh.1.0, whole genome shotgun sequence window:
- the capslb gene encoding calcyphosine-like b isoform X1, whose translation MAGTSRHDRDMAVSAKKQLTNCSDPIERLRLQCLARGSAGIKGLGRTFRIMDDDNSRTLDMKEFLKGLSDYGVLIEKEEAMNLFQQFDKDGSGLIDFDEFLITLRPPMSNARKEVVLQAFKKLDKTGDGVITIEDLRGVYNVKNHPKYRNGEWTEDQVFRKFLDSFDSPDDKDGKVTKEEFLNYYSGVSASIDTDIYFIVMMKSAWKLD comes from the exons ATGGCAGGTACATCGCGGCACGACCGAGATATGGCAGTCAGTGCCAAGAAACAGCTGACGAATTGTTCAGACCCCATTGAGCGTTTGAGGTTGCAGTGTTTGGCACGAGGGTCCGCAGGAATCAAAGGACTGGGCAG GACTTTTCGGATCATGGATGATGACAATAGTCGCACACTGGACATGAAAGAGTTTCTGAAAGGCCTTAGTGACTATGGTGTGCTCATCGAGAAAGAAGAGGCCATGAACCTTTTTCAGCAGTTTGACAAGGACGGCAGTGGACTCATTGATTTTGATGAGTTCCTTATCACTCTGAGG CCACCCATGTCTAATGCCAGAAAGGAGGTGGTGCTACAGGCATTCAAAAAGCTGGATAAGACCGGAGATGGTGTGATTACAATCGAGGATCTGAGAGGAGTATACAATGTCAAAAATCACCCAAAATATCGAAACGGTGAGTGGACCGAAGACCAAGTATTCCGCAAATTCCTGGACAGTTTTGACTCTCCGGATGACAAGGATGGAAAG GTCACAAAAGAGGAGTTTTTGAACTACTACTCCGGCGTGAGCGCATCCATTGACACAGATATCTACTTTATTGTAATGATGAAAAGTGCATGGAAGCTTGACTAA
- the lmbrd2b gene encoding G-protein coupled receptor-associated protein LMBRD2B isoform X1 — MSGAALGIEIVVVFFLALFLLHRYGDFKKQQRMVLFGTLLAWYLCFLIVFILPLDVSTTIYKQCLIDHGAHALSPVLSNQTTPNTSISPNKSTQHVCYKPWSYIPDGIMPVFWRVVYWTSQCLTWLLLPFMQSYARSGGFSITGKIKTALIENAIYYGTYLFIFGSLLIYVAVHPKWNLSWYELQTIGITAANTWGLFLLVLLLGYGLVEIPRSYWEASRQGHLLIKTYFKAAKLMTEKADSEENLEDVMEEVRKINESIKYNHPLRKNVDTILRKCPVEYQEKMGRNMDDYEDFDDKQNAYPTERSLSKLHKQVIYAVQRHNRTRVQWQILLEQAFHLEDVAKNETSTSRQFVHSFAPPEPVGWFRRYIYTPTVEWYWECLLKQWFYRALSVVLSLFSVAVVWSECTFFSTHPVLSLFAVFIQLAERDYNYLYIEMACFITIFFLCTCVYSTVFRIRVFNYYYLASHHQTDAYSLQFSGMLFCRLTPPLCLNFLGLIHMDSAISHQAKQQTAYTSIMGSMRVLSFIADGFYIYYPMLIVILCIATYFSLGTRCLNLLGFQQFMGDNEMTSDLIDEGRELLRRERRKRQRIEDGENRRREWRERYAQRDEVAARNRMSMSEMKETNYGETLHSDTNRQAKYTRSGSQTGRDSIELLQDAEPLDFNAETLTDDPLQSEPGRHAGGRYLSMSSSRSRIFDDV; from the exons ATGAGCGGGGCGGCGCTGGGAATAGAGATTGTGGTCGTCTTTTTCCTGGCTCTCTTCCTCCTGCATCGCTATGGCGACTTCAAGAAGCAGCAGCGCATGGTTCTCTTTGGCACACTGCTGGCTTGGTATTTATGCTTTCTCATCGTCTTCATTCTTCCCCTGGACGTCAGCACG ACAATCTACAAGCAGTGTTTAATTGATCACGGCGCACATGCCCTGAGCCCTGTCCTTTCAAACCAGACGACTCCAAATACCTCTATCTCACCCAATAAAAG CACCCAACATGTGTGCTATAAACCATGGAGCTACATTCCGGATGGCATCATGCCTGTGTTCTGGAGGGTTGTTTATTGGACCTCACAGTGTCTCACTTG GCTGCTTCTGCCATTCATGCAGTCGTATGCTCGCTCTGGAGGATTCTCCATTACCGGAAAGATCAAGACGGCCCTCATTGAGAATGCCATCTATTATGGCACATACCTTTTCATCTTCGGCTCTCTTCTCATCTATGTGGCTGTGCATCCTAAGTGGAACCTCTCCTG GTATGAGCTGCAAACCATCGGCATCACTGCGGCCAACACTTGGGGTCTGTTTCTCCTAGTGTTGCTGTTGGGCTACGGCCTGGTCGAGATCCCTCGCTCGTACTGGGAGGCCTCGCGTCAGGGTCACCTCCTCATCAAGACTTACTTCAAAGCGGCCAAGCTCATGACAGAGAAGGCGGATTCAGAGGAGAACCTAGAAGATGTCATGGAG GAAGTGAGAAAAATCAACGAATCAATCAAATATAATCATCCACTGAGGAAGAACGTGGACACCATTCTCCGAAAG tgtccAGTTGAATATCAGGAGAAAATGGGCAGGAATATGGATGACTATGAGGATTTTGATGATAAACAAAACGCATATCCCACTGAAAGAAGTCTTTCGAAACTACACAAGCAG GTAATTTATGCCGTGCAGAGGCACAATCGCACCCGTGTTCAGTGGCAGATATTGCTGGAACAGGCTTTCCATCTCGAGGACGTTGCCAAGAACGAAACCAGCACCTCTCGGCAGTTCGTTCACAGTTTTGCCCCTCCAGAACCTGTAGGCTGGTTCAGACGCTACATTTATACTCCCACAGTAG AGTGGTACTGGGAGTGTTTGCTGAAGCAGTGGTTTTACCGTGCACTGTCTGTGGTTCTGTCGCTGTTTTCGGTGGCCGTGGTTTGGTCTGAGTGCACTTTCTTCAGTACTCATCCCGTTCTGTCACTCTTTGCTGTGTTTATCCAGCTTGCTGAGAGGGATTACAACTACCTGTACATTGAG ATGGCGTGCTTCATTACCATCTTTTTCCTCTGCACCTGCGTCTACTCCACTGTGTTTCGCATCCGAGTCTTCAACTACTACTACTTGGCCTCACATCACCAAACTGACGCTTACAGCCTGCAGTTCAGCGGCAT GCTTTTTTGCCGCTTGACTCCTCCACTGTGTCTAAACTTCCTGGGACTGATTCACATGGATTCTGCCATATCCCACCAAGCAAAGCAGCAGACGGCATACACCTCT ATCATGGGTTCCATGCGGGTCCTGTCCTTCATTGCGGACGGTTTCTACATCTATTACCCCATGCTGATTGTCATTCTGTGCATTGCTACTTACTTCAG TCTTGGCACACGTTGCCTGAACCTCCTGGGTTTCCAGCAGTTCATGGGAGACAACGAAATGACCTCTGACCTCATAGATGAAGGCAGAGAACTCCTGCGCAGAG AAAGAAGAAAACGCCAAAGAATAGAAGATGGGGAGAACAGACGAAGA GAGTGGAGAGAGCGTTATGCACAACGAGATGAGGTTGCTGCCAGAAACAGGATGTCCATGTCTGAGATGAAGGAAACCAACTACGGTGAAACCCTACATTCAGACACAAACCGGC AGGCCAAGTACACCCGTAGTGGCAGCCAGACGGGGCGAGACAGCATTGAGTTGCTGCAAGATGCTGAGCCGTTGGACTTTAATGCTGAAACGCTCACTGATGACCCCTTGCAATCTGAACCTGGCAG ACATGCCGGTGGAAGGTACCTTTCAATGTCTTCTTCTCGAAGCCGAATCTTTGATGACGTTTGA
- the si:ch73-112l6.1 gene encoding uncharacterized protein si:ch73-112l6.1: MAELDTQAAKKLPDPPEELLLPEGWKQTLPKEQHLWVSKALFSRDVSGKLKLTEALQLWWSPPGPQLLYSQPPAFPDPFFHSRLFLWMPCRMWAYRLPCTNPNCRRLGNHLRPCGLYNTVRRVLDMSGWYFMVTEYLECYSCRKKVAGWSQDILDQLDPIHREKFPAVLTYRLSCDKELVQLMRSQTPGKSAMSLYRHLCVRHKDKWLAQSAEYLTVLDKFQDLSTVTAKLPQMMPVPSPSLLLTVYAKDVLTRLGEMKARVTSIYGSILKMVSTKKVTKKHDSSVWATNVSNENGQVLICVLSQTVDNLLPMSSGLMDRYRRAGKPPPQVLYVDWDCCLTTGKNKVEAMFHEWDQLVIRLDPWQFIMRFTAGLTSESHPLYGPFMGRLFSCIFEWDAEDLKRLQEAKQAETSKNPTAEELVRHCRHQTRQPQVTKQLIEQLLKDFMGATDFMGNKLLDQERMEEIWRAQQCHLLCIQDPPGIELYRKVREVNTGGFILPMYHCARGVGSLESFHQHLNHFIPGKRTNDLHFHVYLLDGVVQWNEARSVAVDEGSPLQHHVNRLSQKFLGRKLVEEHNGLGEYTGELIGVEYLYSQTNRVLEVDYLMDPDAPDGSDEHLEGDLEYEDSDFDDIKSPQFLELSLKPLQPIQYQAALLQSPSSGLSMSQPDPIVSSTSGPIKDEPTTADHFAPQGISQEEDNEKCVGPDGVPGYDHVINLANSLVELRNHGFVTQRKVDEIVALWDKLSEHDKGGVILPARVEDSQCLNNSHSDTFLTPCVDGFKSRLVAAICLALSHIHPAGQTIAGFRVNRWAAILRDYNMIRDIVQDSAAISTRTRIQLLEINQRTLCQWYNARKQRQGQLVFNQCIENMKASESQFPVQHNDPEPFRRGHVGHDVIKVVIGGPEHFQADPEQTAAATGPPSPKVPRTTAWRRRKAEEEAAQRGIPLKRPCEQYVCKKCGKPKTKEFGHSQFRGVHFCAKASGKTVEQWMEEMRRAK, from the exons ATGGCTGAACTGGACACACAAGCAGCAAAAAAGCTTCCTGATCCCCCTGAAGAA cttttactaCCAGAAGGCTGGAAGCAGACATTGCCAAAAGAGCAGCATCTCTGGGTCAGTAAGGCTCTCTTCAGCAGAGACGTGTCTGGGAAGTTAAAGCTGACTGAAGCTCTGCAGCTGTGGTGGTCACCTCCAGGACCCCAGTTGTTGTATTCACAGCCTCCTGCTTTTCCTGACCCATTCTTTCACAGCAGACTGTTCCTTTGGATGCCCTGCCGCATGTGGGCGTACAGGCTGCCGTGCACAAATCCCAACTGCCGTCGTCTCGGGAATCATTTGAGGCCTTGCGGACTGTACAACACTGTCCGGAGGGTTTTGGACATGAGCGGGTGGTATTTCATGGTCACGGAGTACCTTGAATGCTATTCTTGCAGGAAAAAGGTGGCGGGCTGGTCGCAAGACATTCTAGATCAACTGGATCCCATCCATCGTGAGAAATTCCCAGCAGTATTGACTTACAG GTTGTCTTGCGATAAGGAGCTTGTTCAACTGATGCGGAGTCAGACACCAGGAAAGAGTGCGATGTCGCTGTATCGGCACCTATGTGTGCGGCACAAAGACAAATGGCTGGCTCAGTCCGCAGAGTATCTCACTGTGCTGGACAAGTTTCAAGATCTCAGCACTGTTACTGCCAAGCTGCCACAGATGATGCCAGTGCCTTCTCCATCATTGCTGTTGACGGTATATGCAAAGGATGTACTGACAAGGCTTGGAGAAATGAAGGCCAGGGTCACTTCCATCTACGGCTCCATCCTGAAAATGGTCTCCACCAAGAAG GTCACCAAGAAACACGATTCCTCTGTGTGGGCCACCAATGTGAGTAATGAGAATGGGCAGGTCCTAATATGTGTCCTTTCACAAACAGTCGACAACTTGCTTCCCATGTCCTCCGGCTTGATGGATCGTTACAGGCGAGCCGGAAAGCCCCCTCCGCAAGTCCTCTATGTGGACTGGGACTGTTGCTTAACTACAGGCAAAAACAAAGTGGAAGCCATGTTTCACGAGTGGGACCAGCTGGTCATCAGACTGGACCCGTGGCAGTTTATAATGCGGTTCACAGCAGGCCTCACTTCAGAAAGCCACCCGCTGTACGGCCCTTTCATGGGACGGCTCTTCTCCTGTATCTTTGAGTGGGATGCTGAAGATTTAAAAAGACTACAAGAAGCCAAACAAGCTGAGACTAGCAAGAATCCCACTGCTGAAGAGTTAGTGCGGCACTGCCGCCACCAGACACGTCAACCTCAGGTGACCAAGCAGCTCATTGAACAGTTACTGAAAGACTTCATGGGGGCTACAGACTTCATGGGCAACAAACTGCTGGACCAGGAGAGGATGGAGGAGATTTGGCGAGCACAACAATGCCATCTTTTGTGCATCCAGGACCCTCCAGGCATAGAGCTTTATAGAAAGGTTAGAGAGGTGAACACAGGAGGGTTCATCCTGCCCATGTATCACTGTGCACGTGGCGTAGGATCCCTTGAATCATTCCATCAGCATCTGAACCACTTCATTCCAG gtaAAAGAACAAATGACTTGCACTTCCATGTTTATCTGCTAGACGGGGTAGTGCAGTGGAACGAGGCCCGATCTGTTGCTGTCGATGAAGGCAGTCCACTGCAGCACCATGTAAACCGTCTAAGCCAGAAGTTTCTAGGCCGTAAACTGGTTGAGGAACACAACGGCTTAGGAGAGTATACTG GTGAGCTCATAGGGGTGGAGTATCTTTATTCTCAAACTAACAGAGTGTTGGAGGTCGACTACCTTATGGATCCTGATGCTCCTGATGGGAGTGATGAGCATCTGGAGGGAGACCTGGAATATGAGGATTCAGACTTTGATGACATCAAATCACCACAGTTCTTGGAGCTCAGCCTCAAACCACTTCAGCCCATTCAATATCAGGCAGCACTTCTGCAATCACCTTCCTCCGGCCTCTCAATGTCACAGCCGGATCCAATCGTGTCTTCCACATCTGGGCCCATAAAGGATGAGCCTACCACTGCAGACCATTTCGCACCTCAGGGCATCTCACAAGAGGAAGATAAT GAAAAGTGTGTGGGGCCTGATGGTGTTCCTGGGTATGACCATGTTATTAACCTTGCTAACAGTCTGGTTGAGCTTAGAAATCATGGATTTGTCACGCAGCGAAAGGTGGACGAGATTGTCGCTCTGTGGGATAAGCTGTCAGAGCATGACAAGGGTGGTGTCATCCTTCCGGCCCGGGTTGAAGACAGCCAGTGCTTAAACAACAGCCATAGTGATACCTTTCTAACTCCATGTGTTGATGGTTTTAAAAG CCGCCTTGTCGCAGCCATTTGCCTCGCTCTCAGCCACATCCACCCTGCGGGTCAGACCATCGCTGGTTTCAGGGTCAACAGATGGGCTGCCATCCTCCGCGACTATAACATGATCAGGGACATCGTCCAGGACAGCGCTGCCATCTCCACCCGGACACGGATACAGCTGCTTGAGATAAACCAGCGGACACTGTGCCAGTG GTACAATGCCAGGAAACAAAGACAAGGACAATTGGTCTTCAACCAGTGCATTGAAAACATGAAGGCTTCTGAGTCTCAATTTCCTGTTCAACACAATGATCCAGAGCCCTTTCGACGGGGACATGTAGGCCATGATGTAATTAAAGTAGTGATTGGGGGGCCCGAGCACTTTCAAGCAGACCCAGAGCAAACAGCTGCTGCCACCGGGCCCCCTAGTCCAAAGGTCCCTAGGACCACTGCTTGGCGACGGAGGAAGGCAGAGGAAGAGGCAGCCCAACGAGGGATACCCCTCAAGAGGCCTTGCGAACAGTATGTTTGTAAGAAGTGTGGCAAACCGAAGACAAAAGAGTTCGGTCATAGCCAGTTCCGCGGCGTCCACTTTTGTGCCAAAGCCTCTGGAAAGACTGTAGAGCAGTGGATGGAGGAGATGAGGAGGGCGAAGTGA
- the capslb gene encoding calcyphosine-like b isoform X2 — protein MAGTSRHDRDMAVSAKKQLTNCSDPIERLRLQCLARGSAGIKGLGRTFRIMDDDNSRTLDMKEFLKGLSDYGVLIEKEEAMNLFQQFDKDGSGLIDFDEFLITLRPPMSNARKEVVLQAFKKLDKTGDGVITIEDLRGVYNVKNHPKYRNGEWTEDQVFRKFLDSFDSPDDKDGKVTKDEFWNYYSGVSASIDNDVYFILMMKTAWKL, from the exons ATGGCAGGTACATCGCGGCACGACCGAGATATGGCAGTCAGTGCCAAGAAACAGCTGACGAATTGTTCAGACCCCATTGAGCGTTTGAGGTTGCAGTGTTTGGCACGAGGGTCCGCAGGAATCAAAGGACTGGGCAG GACTTTTCGGATCATGGATGATGACAATAGTCGCACACTGGACATGAAAGAGTTTCTGAAAGGCCTTAGTGACTATGGTGTGCTCATCGAGAAAGAAGAGGCCATGAACCTTTTTCAGCAGTTTGACAAGGACGGCAGTGGACTCATTGATTTTGATGAGTTCCTTATCACTCTGAGG CCACCCATGTCTAATGCCAGAAAGGAGGTGGTGCTACAGGCATTCAAAAAGCTGGATAAGACCGGAGATGGTGTGATTACAATCGAGGATCTGAGAGGAGTATACAATGTCAAAAATCACCCAAAATATCGAAACGGTGAGTGGACCGAAGACCAAGTATTCCGCAAATTCCTGGACAGTTTTGACTCTCCGGATGACAAGGATGGAAAG GTGACAAAAGATGAATTCTGGAACTATTACAGCGGAGTCAGCGCTTCTATCGATAatgatgtatattttattttaatgatgaagACTGCATGGAAGTTATGA
- the lmbrd2b gene encoding G-protein coupled receptor-associated protein LMBRD2B isoform X2, which translates to MSGAALGIEIVVVFFLALFLLHRYGDFKKQQRMVLFGTLLAWYLCFLIVFILPLDVSTTIYKQCLIDHGAHALSPVLSNQTTPNTSISPNKSTQHVCYKPWSYIPDGIMPVFWRVVYWTSQCLTWLLLPFMQSYARSGGFSITGKIKTALIENAIYYGTYLFIFGSLLIYVAVHPKWNLSWYELQTIGITAANTWGLFLLVLLLGYGLVEIPRSYWEASRQGHLLIKTYFKAAKLMTEKADSEENLEDVMEEVRKINESIKYNHPLRKNVDTILRKCPVEYQEKMGRNMDDYEDFDDKQNAYPTERSLSKLHKQVIYAVQRHNRTRVQWQILLEQAFHLEDVAKNETSTSRQFVHSFAPPEPVGWFRRYIYTPTVEWYWECLLKQWFYRALSVVLSLFSVAVVWSECTFFSTHPVLSLFAVFIQLAERDYNYLYIEMACFITIFFLCTCVYSTVFRIRVFNYYYLASHHQTDAYSLQFSGMLFCRLTPPLCLNFLGLIHMDSAISHQAKQQTAYTSIMGSMRVLSFIADGFYIYYPMLIVILCIATYFSLGTRCLNLLGFQQFMGDNEMTSDLIDEGRELLRRERRKRQRIEDGENRRREWRERYAQRDEVAARNRMSMSEMKETNYEAKYTRSGSQTGRDSIELLQDAEPLDFNAETLTDDPLQSEPGRHAGGRYLSMSSSRSRIFDDV; encoded by the exons ATGAGCGGGGCGGCGCTGGGAATAGAGATTGTGGTCGTCTTTTTCCTGGCTCTCTTCCTCCTGCATCGCTATGGCGACTTCAAGAAGCAGCAGCGCATGGTTCTCTTTGGCACACTGCTGGCTTGGTATTTATGCTTTCTCATCGTCTTCATTCTTCCCCTGGACGTCAGCACG ACAATCTACAAGCAGTGTTTAATTGATCACGGCGCACATGCCCTGAGCCCTGTCCTTTCAAACCAGACGACTCCAAATACCTCTATCTCACCCAATAAAAG CACCCAACATGTGTGCTATAAACCATGGAGCTACATTCCGGATGGCATCATGCCTGTGTTCTGGAGGGTTGTTTATTGGACCTCACAGTGTCTCACTTG GCTGCTTCTGCCATTCATGCAGTCGTATGCTCGCTCTGGAGGATTCTCCATTACCGGAAAGATCAAGACGGCCCTCATTGAGAATGCCATCTATTATGGCACATACCTTTTCATCTTCGGCTCTCTTCTCATCTATGTGGCTGTGCATCCTAAGTGGAACCTCTCCTG GTATGAGCTGCAAACCATCGGCATCACTGCGGCCAACACTTGGGGTCTGTTTCTCCTAGTGTTGCTGTTGGGCTACGGCCTGGTCGAGATCCCTCGCTCGTACTGGGAGGCCTCGCGTCAGGGTCACCTCCTCATCAAGACTTACTTCAAAGCGGCCAAGCTCATGACAGAGAAGGCGGATTCAGAGGAGAACCTAGAAGATGTCATGGAG GAAGTGAGAAAAATCAACGAATCAATCAAATATAATCATCCACTGAGGAAGAACGTGGACACCATTCTCCGAAAG tgtccAGTTGAATATCAGGAGAAAATGGGCAGGAATATGGATGACTATGAGGATTTTGATGATAAACAAAACGCATATCCCACTGAAAGAAGTCTTTCGAAACTACACAAGCAG GTAATTTATGCCGTGCAGAGGCACAATCGCACCCGTGTTCAGTGGCAGATATTGCTGGAACAGGCTTTCCATCTCGAGGACGTTGCCAAGAACGAAACCAGCACCTCTCGGCAGTTCGTTCACAGTTTTGCCCCTCCAGAACCTGTAGGCTGGTTCAGACGCTACATTTATACTCCCACAGTAG AGTGGTACTGGGAGTGTTTGCTGAAGCAGTGGTTTTACCGTGCACTGTCTGTGGTTCTGTCGCTGTTTTCGGTGGCCGTGGTTTGGTCTGAGTGCACTTTCTTCAGTACTCATCCCGTTCTGTCACTCTTTGCTGTGTTTATCCAGCTTGCTGAGAGGGATTACAACTACCTGTACATTGAG ATGGCGTGCTTCATTACCATCTTTTTCCTCTGCACCTGCGTCTACTCCACTGTGTTTCGCATCCGAGTCTTCAACTACTACTACTTGGCCTCACATCACCAAACTGACGCTTACAGCCTGCAGTTCAGCGGCAT GCTTTTTTGCCGCTTGACTCCTCCACTGTGTCTAAACTTCCTGGGACTGATTCACATGGATTCTGCCATATCCCACCAAGCAAAGCAGCAGACGGCATACACCTCT ATCATGGGTTCCATGCGGGTCCTGTCCTTCATTGCGGACGGTTTCTACATCTATTACCCCATGCTGATTGTCATTCTGTGCATTGCTACTTACTTCAG TCTTGGCACACGTTGCCTGAACCTCCTGGGTTTCCAGCAGTTCATGGGAGACAACGAAATGACCTCTGACCTCATAGATGAAGGCAGAGAACTCCTGCGCAGAG AAAGAAGAAAACGCCAAAGAATAGAAGATGGGGAGAACAGACGAAGA GAGTGGAGAGAGCGTTATGCACAACGAGATGAGGTTGCTGCCAGAAACAGGATGTCCATGTCTGAGATGAAGGAAACCAACTACG AGGCCAAGTACACCCGTAGTGGCAGCCAGACGGGGCGAGACAGCATTGAGTTGCTGCAAGATGCTGAGCCGTTGGACTTTAATGCTGAAACGCTCACTGATGACCCCTTGCAATCTGAACCTGGCAG ACATGCCGGTGGAAGGTACCTTTCAATGTCTTCTTCTCGAAGCCGAATCTTTGATGACGTTTGA
- the il7r gene encoding interleukin-7 receptor subunit alpha has protein sequence MAGVFWMLMVIFCSLVLSESGDDDWSDIEPADPDVSCTSTLTLIESILTCSLNDEPTEEVKRVELCKMKGEDVENNCTDAIPGQPDFTFKNLINAAKYVLCIGDNGYKKYIDLTKMVKIPAPEIKLASYKKDTEDVFIWFEHRHDYVLSPKFQVEIWRDKLADKPLCLNMDYRNVSVSKERLGGDGFYYTRVRAKPAGYFDGNWSEWSSNVSFTIKSSSFTTTEKNFDLPKVGYIMTFVVLMLIIAFATLRWRTQIKDYITPNIPHPKATLAQMHRGLPFTFSPEIFSDVFIHRVDYVDEKPCAPEPQDDLDEHCYSQASSSRASVSEMDMKADECLPKEQSHLKIRLLDNSDLSKDSENGSSQSITSPQRECKDEAYVTMSSLFKTQ, from the exons ATGGCGGGTGTTTTCTGGATGCTCATGGTTATTTTCTGTTCTTTGGTTCTGTCTGAGAGTGGagatgatg ATTGGTCTGATATAGAACCTGCAGATCCTGATGTGAGCTGCACATCCACTTTGACCCTCATAGAAAGTATCCTCACATGCTCGCTAAACGACGAACCCACTGAGGAGGTCAAACGCGTGGAACTCTG cAAAATGAAAGGTGAagatgttgaaaacaattgtacAGATGCTATTCCCGGACAACCAGACTTTACTTTTAAGAATCTGATCAATGCAGCAAAATACGTGCTATGCATAGGAGACAATGGTTATAAAAAATACATCGACCTGACAAAAATGG TCAAAATCCCAGCTCCTGAAATAAAGCTTGCCTCTTACAAGAAAGACACAGAAGACGTTTTCATATGGTTTGAACACCGTCATGATTATGTTCTTAGCCCTAAATTCCAAGTGGAAATCTGGAGGGACAAACTTGCAGACAAG CCTTTGTGTCTCAATATGGATTATAGGAACGTAAGTGTCAGCAAGGAGAGACTTGGTGGAGACGGTTTCTACTATACACGTGTTAGAGCAAAACCTGCTGGGTATTTTGATGGCAACTGGAGCGAGTGGAGTTCAAATGTCAGTTTTACTATAAAAA GTTCTTCATTTACTACGACAGAAAAGAATTTCGACCTTCCAAAGGTCGGTTACATCATGACCTTTGTCGTTCTGATGCTCATCATCGCTTTCGCGACCTTGCGATGGAGAACACA AATAAAAGACTACATTACACCAAACATCCCACACCCCAAGGCAACTCTTGCACAAATGCACAGG ggCCTTCCTTTCACTTTCAGTCCTGAGATATTCAGCGACGTCTTCATACACCGTGTGGATTACGTAGATGAAAAGCCATGTGCTCCTGAGCCTCAGGACGACCTGGATGAGCACTGCTACAGCCAAGCCAGTTCCTcaagagcatcagtgagtgaaATGGACATGAAAGCAGACGAATGCCTTCCAAAAGAGCAGTCCCACCTTAAAATTAGACTGTTAGATAATTCAGATTTGTCGAAAGACAGCGAAAATGGCAGCTCTCAAAGCATAACATCCCCTCAGCGAGAATGTAAAGACGAAGCATATGTCACAATGTCCAGCCTCTTTAAAACACAATGA